One stretch of Hemibagrus wyckioides isolate EC202008001 linkage group LG01, SWU_Hwy_1.0, whole genome shotgun sequence DNA includes these proteins:
- the fhl3a gene encoding four and a half LIM domains protein 3: MSERFDCDNCKESLYGRKYIQAEENPYCIPCYDSLFANTCDECNELIGHDARELFYEDRHYHEHCFRCFRCDRSLADEPFTSQDESLLCNDCYCNEFSSKCVACDKTVMPGTRKLEYAGNTWHEGCFICSSCKQPIGSKSFIPDKDDHYCVPCYENKFAPRCTRCKQVLAKGGVTYRDEPWHKECFLCAGCKIQLAGQHFTSRDDRPYCLKCFGNLYAKKCEACSKPITGFGGGKYISFEERQWHQSCFTCTRCSVSLVGAGFFPERDEILCRECNSNI, from the exons ATGAGTGAGCGCTTCGATTGCGACAACTGCAAAGAATCCCTGTATGGAAGGAAGTACATCCAGGCGGAGGAGAATCCATACTGCATCCCCTGCTACGACAGCCTTTTTGCCAACACCTGCGATGAGTGCAATGAGCTGATAGGCCATGATGCGAGG gagctgtTCTATGAAGATAGACACTACCATGAGCACTGCTTCCGCTGTTTCCGTTGTGACCGCTCACTTGCTGATGAGCCCTTCACCAGCCAGGATGAATCTCTGCTTTGCAACGACTGTTACTGCAACGAATTCTCTTCCAAATGCGTTGCCTGTGACAAGACTGTCATGCCTG gcactAGGAAGCTGGAGTATGCTGGCAACACATGGCATGAGGGTTGTTTTATTTGCAGCAGCTGTAAGCAGCCTATTGGCTCCAAGTCGTTTATCCCAGATAAGGATGATCACTACTGTGTGCCTTGCTATGAAAACAAGTTTGCCCCTCGCTGCACTCGATGCAAACAG GTCTTGGCCAAGGGAGGTGTGACCTACCGCGATGAGCCATGGCATAAGGAGTGCTTTTTGTGTGCAGGCTGTAAAATACAGCTAGCTGGACAGCACTTCACCTCCCGAGACGACCGTCCCTACTGCCTTAAGTGTTTTGGAAATCTCTACGCTAAGAAGTGTGAGGCCTGTAGCAAACCAATCACAG GTTTTGGTGGAGGGAAATACATTTCATTCGAGGAGCGGCAATGGCACCAGTCTTGCTTCACCTGCACCCGGTGTTCTGTGTCGCTTGTAGGAGCTGGTTTCTTTCCTGAGAGGGATGAGATCCTGTGTCGTGAATGCAACAGCAATATATAG